Below is a window of Myxococcales bacterium DNA.
CGGTCGGGTCGCGCTTGGTTGGGCGCACGCCTGGGTGCACGAGCCGGATGGTCCCGAGGATCCAGACTCCGCCGTCGAGAGCAGCGACACGGCGCACCCCAATAGCCTGATCTCGGCGCTCACCCGCGCGGTCGGCGAGCAGCGTTTGCCGTTCCGAGTCGTGGTCCACGCCGATCTGATCTCGGCCGCAGCGACCGGGGATGGCGTCATCGTGGTGCGGTCCGGAGCCCGTCTCCGGCGGGCCGAGGTGGAGCGCATCGTACGTCACGAAATCGAGGGGCACGCGCTGCCCCGCGCTCGGGCCAAGCTGGAGAGCTCCGGGCTCTTTGCGCTCGGGACCGCCGGCGGGACGGACGACGAAGAGGGAAGGGCGCTGCTCATCGAGCAGCGCGCCGGGGTCTCGAGCGCGGCACGACGGGCAGAGCTCGCGCGCCGGCACCTGGGGGCGCTAGCGGTTCGCAGGGGCGCCGACTGGATGGAGACACTGCGCCTCTTGCGCGGGCTCGGCGCGAGCGTCGAGCAGGCCGTTGCCATCGCGACGCGAGTTCAGCGTGGCGGCGGCCTGGCTCGGGAGATCGTCTACCTGACCGCGCTCGCCCGGGTGACACGCGTGTTCGCGGCCGACCGCCACGCCGAGCGGTGGCTGGAGCGAGGGCGTGTTGCCGTCGACGCGATCCCGACTCTGCGGCTTCTGGGTGAGCCTCCGGATCTGGTCAACGCGCGCGCGGCGTAGTGCCGACCGGCCGAGCGGCGTCGAACCAATCCGCGCGCCCTCAGCGCTTGATCACGCCGCAGCCGATTCTGCCGCCGGCGTTGCCCGTGGGTTGCCCGCCATCGTCCTTCTTCTCGTGGATGATGATGGCCCGATCCAGGAACGAGTTCGGGTCGCCTGCCTTCAGGTTTGCGCCGGCGATGGTGATCTCGTGTTTGCCCTCGCCGCTCGCCGCGATCTCGAGGTTGCCCAGATCTCCGAGATGACGCTCGGCGCCCGGCGGCATTCCGTGTTTGTGCCCGGCGGGGTTGAAGTGGTCGCCCGCGCTCTTGCCGTCCTTGGAGCTACAGTCGCCCTTCTCGTGGACGTGCGCGCCGTGTGACCCCGGCTTGATTCCGCTGACCGTGAGGCTGACCTTCACACCCTCGGCTGTCTCTGCGAGAGTTGCCTTGCCAACCAGCTTGCTGCCGCTCTTCGCCTCGAGCGTGACCTCGACGGGTTCGGCTGCTGGCTCCTTCTTTACCTCTGGTTCCGGGCTCGGCTCGGGTTTTGCGGCCGGCTCTTCAGCGACCGGGGCGGGCGTCGGGGCCTCGGGCTTCGGTGTTTCGCCGCCGCAGGCGGTGATCGAGAGCGAGAGGGTGAGCGCCGAGATGATGCGTTTCATTCAGGTTGTCTCCGTGGCTGGCAGTCGACGGTATCTAGGTGCTCCGGCCCTCGAGAGCAATCCCCGCCCTGCCAGCGTCACTCCAGGTCGACGACCACAGGGACGTGATCCGACGGTTTGTCCTTGAGCCGCTCGTCGGCGTCGATCTCGGCGTTGCGGCAACGATCCGCCAGATCCTGGCTCAAGAGCACCAGATCGATGCGCAGCCCTTCGTTCTTCTGCAGGCCGCCGCCCCGGTAGTCCCACCAGGAATAGCGCCCACCCTCGCTGTGGTGCAGGCGATAGGCGTCGACCAGCCCCATGTCCTTCAAGCGCCCGAGCGCGCGATGCTCGTCCGGGTGAAAATGGAGTTGCCCGCGCATCTTGTCGGGGGAGTGGACGTCGCGTTCGTCCGGCGCGACGTTGAAGTCCCCGCACAAAGCCACGGATTTTCCGTCCGGAGCCTGGGCCCTCAGGGTCTCTTCGAGTTGCACAAAGAAGCGGAGTTTCTCGGCGAAGCTGGGGTTGTCCACCGACTTCCCATTGGGAATGTAGGCGGAGAGCACCCGCACCCCGCCGATGGTCGCGGCAATCAGGCGCTTGTCGGCGTTTGGCTTCGCGTCTTTCAGGCCGATGGTCACGTCCCGGACCGGGAGGCGCGAGACGATCGCCACGCCGTTGTAGGTCTTCTGACCCGCCATCAACACGGCGTACCCGAGCCGTTGCAGCTCTTCCGTCGGGAAGTCGTCGTCGACGACCTTCGTCTCCTGCATGCACAGGACGTCCGGCTCCCTCCGCGTGACCCAATCCACGACGCGCTCGACGCGTGCGCGGATCGAGTTCACGTTCCAAGTGGCAATGCGCATGTCGGCTCAGGCGTAGAGCCCGCGCAGCTCGGAGGCCCTGGCGACGCGCTGGATCGACACGATGAACGCGGCGGTCCGCATCGGCACGTCGTGCTCGAGCGAGGTCTTGAGCACCGCTTCGAAGGCCGTGTTCATCATGTGCTCCAGATCCTCGAGCACGCGCTGGTAGCGCCAGTAGTAGCCCATGCGATTTTGCACCCACTCCAGGTACGAAACGCCCACACCTCCGGCGTTGCACAGAATGTCCGGGATCACGAACACTCTCTTCTTCTCCAGGATGTCGTCGGCTTCCGGCGTGCAAGGTCCGTTGGCGCACTCGGCGACGAGCTTGGCCTTGATGCGCCCGGCGTTCTTGGCGGTGATCTGGTTCTCGAGCGCCGCGGGGATCAGGATGTCCACGGGGAGCTCGATGAGTTTCATGGGGTCGGCCAGCTTCGTGATGCCCTTGAGTTTGTCGAAGCCGGCGAGTGTCCTGTGTTTCTCGACGTGTTTGATGGCGACGTCGGGGTCGAGGCCGTCCTTGCAGACGAAGGCGCCGGCCACGTCGGAGATGGCGACGATCTTGCAGCCCTGATCCCGAAGCAGCTTCGCCGCGAAGGAGCCGGCGTTGCCGTAACCCTGAATGGCGACGCTCGCGCCGCTCAGGCTGAAGCCCAGGTGGGTTGCCGCGCGCCGCACACAGAACACCATGCCCTGCGCGGTGGCGGAGTTACGCCCGAGCGAGCCACCGAGCTCGATGGGTTTGCCGGTGACCACCGCGGGCAGGTAGTCGCCCCCGTGGTGCATCGAGTAGGTGTCCATGAACCAGGCCATGATCTGCGGGTTGGTGTTGACGTCGGGGGCGGGCACGTCGCGATCCGGGCCGAACATCTCGATCATTTCGGCGAAGTAGCGGCGCGACAGCCGCTCCAGCTCGCCCACGCTGAGCTTCGTCGGGTCGACGATGACGCCGCCCTTGCCGCCACCCATCGGGATGCCGATGACGGCGCACTTGAAGGTCATCCAGAAAGCCAGCGCCTTGACCTCGTCGAGCGAGACGTCGGGATGGAAGCGCACGCCGCCCTTGGCCGGACCGCGCGCGATGTTGTGCTGCACGCGGTAGCCCTTGAACGCGGTGATCGAGCCGTCGTCCATGCGGACCGGCAACTTGACCTCGACGATGCGTCGCGGCTCGCGGATGACGGCGACTTGGTCCGCGGTCAGCTTGATGATCTTCGCCGCTCGATTGAACTGAACGAGGGCGTTGTCGAAGGCTGATGCAGGACCGGTGATGAACGTCGCCTTCGGCGCTGCTGGCGCCGGGCGTTTTTTGCTCGAGACCCGTTTGGTGGCCACTTTGATGAGCTCCTCGGAAGGTCGCGTGTTGAGCGACGCCCGCACGTAGCACGGCTGCTGACAGTTCGGAATTTTCCTATGATCCGCAAGGCGTGGGGGGGCACGCTCTTCATCCGAGTTCGTGTTACGCAGATGGTGGGACGGTGTAGGCTCGACTGGCTCTGGGTACTGGCGGCGCTCGTGTTTCTGGCCTGCGGTGGGGAGGGCAGCGGGGAGCCCGGCTCTTCCGGCGACGCTGGCGTCGATGGCGGAGGCAAGAAATGCGTGGTCAGCTCCGACTGTGATGACGGCAACGCTTGCACCCTCGAGTCCTGCGACTCCGGCAAGTGCACTGTGGCCATTGCGCCGGACGGGGACGCCAAGGAGCAGGAGGCGGGCGATTGCGCCAAGACCGTCTGCAAGAGCGGGGTCCCCGGCAAAGTCGTCGACAACGGCGACGTGCCGGACGACGACGAGCAATGCACCCTGGACTCCTGCGAAGCCGGCGTCCCGTTCAACAAGCCAAAGCTGGAAAACACACCCTGCAAAATCGGCAGCGGGATAGGCCAGTGCAAGTCTGGAAAGTGTCTGATTCTCTGCACTGCGGCCACTGCGTCCAAGCAGTGCGACGACCAGAATGGATGCACGGATGACGCCTGCGTGCCGTGTAACCTTCCAGAGTGCAGCGGGCAGGGTGTTTGCAAGAACCAGGGCCTGAGCGGCATCCCCACACCCGGTGCCTCCCAGAAGACCGGCGACTGCCGCGAGCGACAGTGTGTCGAGGGCAAGGACACGGACGCCATCGACAACTTCGACATCCCGGTCGACGGTCTCGAGTGCCGTTGGAACCTGTAGCCCCATCGCCAACGGAACCGATCCGGCGGACGAGTGCCCCGGACAGAAGACCTGCAACGGCGCGGGCGGCTGCACCTGAAGGATTCGACTTGCTGACCGCGCGCCGGCGCGCGGGCCCGGTGGGGCGAGGTAGTGACGTCAACCCCGTTGTCAGACGGAGCGCTGCGCGCTACGAGTGAGTGCCGCGCCCAAGTTGGCCCTGGCGCGCTCGATTTCCCGGTGCCCGTGCTCCCTCCCGCTTTCTGCCCGCGTTGGTCCTTCGTGGCGGCGCTCGTGCTCTTTGCGTCGCCGGCCGTCGCGCGCATCCAGGACGAGGGCCAAGGCGGTAGCGGCGCCGTTCCGCGCGGCGGCTCGGGCGCCGTCGTGAAGCCGCCGCCGCCGGACGAGCAGCCGAAGAAACCCGTCATCGTTCTGCCCAAGTTGGTCCACTTCGAGAGCGCGCCCTATCCCGAGGAAGCTCAGAAGGCAGGACTCCAGGGAGACGTCGTGCTGAAGCTGAGCATCGATGCCGAGGGCACCGTCACCCAAGCCGACGTCGAGACGCCCGCCGGCCATGGTTTCGACGAGGCGGCGCAGGCCGCGGCGCTGAAGTTCAAGTTCGAGCCGGCGACCCGCGACGGCAAGCCCCTCCCGTCGAAGATCCTCTACAAGTATTCCTTCACCCTGAAAGAGGTCGCGCCGCCTCCCGGCGAGAGACCCGTCGACCGGACCCCAAAGACCGGGAACCTGGGTGGCAGTCTGCGCATCGCGGGCACCAACGTGCCGCTGGCCGGCGCCCAGGTGCGGGTCACGTTTCCGGACGGCCAGACGCGGAACTTCACCACCAGCGCCGACGGCAAGTGGGGCATCGAGAACCTGCCGCCCGGAAAATACAAAGTTGCGCTGAACGCCGATGGGTTTCGCGGGCAAGAGAGCGACGAAGACGTCGTCGCCGGCGAGGCCGCCGAGATCGTCTATCGATTGGCCCCGGAGAGCGAAGGTTTCGAGGTCACGGTCCAGGGTGAACGCCCGCCGCGTGAGGTCACGCGCCGTACCCTCGAGCGACGGGAGATTTCTCGCATCCCGGGCACCAGCGGTGACGCGCTCCGCTCGATCCAGAACCTGCCGGGTGTCGCCCGACCGCCGGGCCTGGCCGGGCTTTTGATCGTGCGCGGCTCCGCGCCGCAGGACACCAACACCTTCGTCGACGGCACGATCGTCCCGCTCATCTACCACTTCGGCGGACTCTCGAGCGTGATCCCCACGGAGCTGCTCGACCGAATCGATTTCTATCCGGGTAACTTCAGCGCGCGGTACGGCCGCGTGATGGGTGGCATCGTCGATGTGGGGTTGCGCTCCCCGGACACCCGATGTGACGGCCCGTATGGGAAAAAAACCGAGAAGACCGGCTGTTATCACGGACTCGCGCAGGTCGATCTGATCGACGCGCGCGTCCTGGTGCAGGGTCCTCTCGGCCCCGTCAAGGGCTGGACCTTCGCGGCTGGCGCGCGCCGCAGCTGGGTCGACGTCTGGATCAAGCCCGTGCTCGAAGAGTCCGGTGCTGGTGTGACGACGGCGCCGGTGTACTGGGACTACCAGGTCATCGCCGAAACCAAGCCGTCCAAGAACGACAAACTCAGCCTGCGGGCCTTCGGCTCCGACGACCGGCTGGAGATCCTGATCCGCGACCCACTCGCCGCCGATCCCATCGTTGGCGGCAACATCACGCTTCAGACTGGCTCACACCGGGCCCAGATGCTCTACACCGGTGAGCTATCGCGTGATGTGGACGTCACCAGCATGCTGTCCGCGGGGCGCAACCTGATCCGGTTTGCGCTCGGCAACATCAAGTTCGACCTCGACACCTATCCGATTGCCGCGCGCACCGAGTTCGGTTTCAAGGCGGCGCGGGGTTTCAAGCTGTACGCCGGCTACGACTTCCTGATCGTTCCCTACGACGTCAGGGTGCGGGCGCCTCAGCCGCCGCGGGAGGGGGAGCCGGATCCGGGGCCGTTCGCCACCCGTCCCATCGTCGAGACCGCGCAGTCCGAGACTGCCTTCCGCCCGGCTTGGTACCTGGAGGGTGAGTGGACTCCAGCACGCCGCCTTCGCGTCGTGCCCGGCCTGCGTGTCGACTACGCGCGCGACTCGGGCCACGCCGATTTCGACCCGCGGATCAACGCCCGCTACGATCTGGTGCCGTCGGTGGACTCGACGGAGGACGAGGCCATCGGCCGCAAGAACCTGCGCACGACCCTCAAGGGCGGCGTCGGTGTGTACTCCCAGGCTCCACAATTTCAGGAGACGGATCCGGTCTTCGGCACACCGAACCTGCGCTCCAATCGCTCCATCCACTACTCATTGGGTGTCGAGCAGGAGCTGTCGCGGCACATCGAGCTCTCGGTCGAAGGGTTCTACAAGGACCTGACCGATCTCGTCAGCCGCTCTGCCAACACGACCGGTGCGTTCAGTTATGGCAATGAAGGCGAAGGCTCGGTGGTCGGCCTCGAGACGTTGCTCAAGTACAAACCCGACTCGCGGTTCTTCGGCTGGATCGCCTACACACTCTCACGCTCCGTGCGCAAGAACAGCCCCGACGACAACGAATACCTGTACGAGTTCGACCAGACTCACAACCTGATCGCCCTCGGCAGCTACCGGCTCGGCAGAGGCTGGGAGTTCGGTGCGCGGTTCCGGCTGGTCTCCGGTCCGCTGACGACGCCGGTCAGGCAGCCGCCGTCGTTGCCGGCGCTCTACGCCGCCGACTCCGGTTCCTACGCACAGCTCAGCGGCGAGCCGAGCAGCCGGCGTTTGCCGCTGTTTCACCAGCTCGACCTACGGGTCGACAAGGCCTGGCAGTTCCAGGTCTGGCGCCTGAGCGCCTACCTGGACATTCTGAACGTCTACAACAATCAGGCGGTCGAGGGCCTCGGCTACAACTACAATTACACCCAAGAGAGCTACCAGACCGGACTGCCCATCATTCCCAGCCTGGGCTTGAGAGGTGAGTTTTGAACGCGCGCAAGCTATCGTTTGCGATCTCGGTGGGCGTGCTCAGCCTGGGCTGCACGGCCGACTTCGATCCCCCCCACGAGCTCAAGACTCTGCGTGTGCTGGCTGTGCAGAAGAGTGCGCCCTACGCCAAGCCGGGCGAGACGGTCGACCTGTCGATGCTCTGGTACGACGGTTCCAAGAAGGCGCCGAGGCCCGTCCAGGTGGGGTGGTTCGCGGGCTGCTTCAATCCGCTCGGGGATCTGTACGCGGGGTGTTTCGCCGACCTCGCGAAGGGAGGACCCACCGGCCCGGGCGGTTTGCCGCCGGGGATCCAGTTCGGCACCGGAGACACCTTCAGCTTCGACATGCCCAGCGACGTGATCTCGAGCCGGCCCCCGCCGGTGGATCCCAAACAACCGGCGTACGGGCTCGCGGTGGTGTTCTTCGCGGCGTGCGCGGGCAAGCTCGGGCCGCCGCCCGAAGGCGAGGCGGCGGGCTTCCCCGTTGCGTGTTACGGACCCGGCGACGAGCGACTGGGTGCGGACGATTTCGTCGCCGGGTACTCCACGATCTACTCCTTCGAGAACTACCGCAACCAGAACGCCATCATCACGGGGTTCCAGGTCGCGGGCGTCGATGCGAGCGCGAACTGCGTCGATGCGGCCTGCCTCGGCGCGCCGCCGCCGGCCACGCTGGACTGCAACACCGCGCCGTGTGTGCAAGCGTGCGCTGATGACGGTGACAAGGAGTGTCCCGAGATTTCAGTCAAACCTTTGATCGATCCCGCGAGCGCCGAGCTGGACCAGGTGTCTGCGGATGCCTACGGCAAAAAATACGAAGAGCAGATGTGGATCCGCTACTACGTCTCGCGGGGCGGCGTGAAGAGCGACGTGCGGCTCTTGAACGATGCACAAAAGGGCTGGAGCTCGGATCACGGCACCAAGCTGTTTGCCCCGAAAAAGCCGGGCCCGATGAGTCTCTGGGCGGTGGTGCACGACAACCGGGGTGGCTCGGCGTGGGTGCGCCAGGACATATTGGTGCAATGAGAAGGACGCCAGCCCTGCTCCTCGCGCTCTCGCTCCTGGCCTGCGAAACCACCAAGGCGCCGCCCGCCGATTCAGTCCCTGCTGCGTCGGAAAAGCCTCGAGTCCCGAGCGTCAGCCAGGCCGACCAGCGCAAGCTGAAGCGCGACAAGTCGGAGCAGGTCTTGCCGAACGTCGGCTCACCGACGGACGGGCGAGAGACCGAAGCCGGGCTGGGTTTTCGCGCGGAGGCCGCCAAGGGCTGCAGTGATCGAAAATGCGTCGGCGACAACTGCTCGAAGCTGTGCGCGAAGTGGATGAAGGACGGCGCGCCGCCTTCCACCGCCGCCGACATGCTCAACAAACTCTACCTCAGCTGCCTGGGTTCCTGTTTGCGGGAGGACGACGAGTGAGTGACATGACCCTCGACACCCTGAACGAGGCCCTGACGCCGGTCCTCGAGCTCGTGACGCAGATCGATCCGGCCGACCCGGAGGCTCGCGCTCGGCTCGAACGCGAGCTGCCCCTCGACGGGCCCACCCTCACGCGGCTGCGCGAGGTCGTCCGCACGGGTGTGCGTGAGCGCTGGCTTGCCGAGCGCGAGGGCGGTGGCATCCGCTATAGCCGAGTCAAGAAGGCGACGGGTCCGAGCGAGTGGTCGATCGATTGTGTGAACATGGATCGACCAGGTCCGGGGCACAGCCACCCGAACGGCGAGATCGACCTGTGTTTCGCCGTCAGCGGTGAGCCCCAGTTCGATTCACACCCCGCAGGCTGGACGGTCTATCCGCCGGGCAGCTGGCATGTGCCCAGCGTGAGCGGTGGCGAGATGGACATCCTGTACTTCTTGCCGGGCGGCGCGATCCGTTTCGAGCCGAAACCAGGCTGAGCGCCTGCGCTGCTCGCCGGTGCCGCCTCGTGCGGTTCAGCCGCAGGCCGGGGCGAACACGTGCAAGGTCGCCGCGAGCGTCGGCGAAGTGCTGCTGGGCGTGAGCACGAAGCCGACCTTGCGATTGGCGGCTACGCCGATCTGGCCCACGCTGAAGGGGAGCACTGCCGTCGCGCTGCCCAGCGTGAGGGAGCTGCCGCTCTTCTTGACCGAACGGACCAGGGTCTGCTGTGGGTCCACCGGATACGCGACGGTCGTCAGCACTGTGTCCCCGTCGACCAGGGCGACGGGCCCGCGCCGGACCGTCGACCAGTCCGAGTCGGAGTAGCTTGCCAGGTCGACCTCGAGGCTGGTGTCGACCGAGGTTGCGCCGGGAGCGAGCAACCAGCGCAGCGTGACCGCATTGGTCTCGGGGTTTCCAGCGTCGGTGCGGAAGACTCGATTGGTGCTCCACACCACCGAACCGTCGAAGCCCGTGCTGAAATGATTGGCGGAGAGATCACTCGGTGCCTCGAAGGCGACCGTCTGCTCGGCGCCGTTCTGGGCGTTGGTCGTGCCGGCGTTCGGGATCAAAGTGAAGGTCGGCACGACGGGCGTGCTCGTCCCGTCGACTCGGTAGCTGACGAGCCGTGTTCCGCTCGCCGCCACTACCGCTGCGCCGGGCACCAGTCCCGTCGACGGGTAGCCGGTGATGGTCGCGTTGTTCTGCACGGGCGGTGCGATCAACGCGCCGGGGTAGAAGCTCGCGCTGCTGTTCTCGACGACCAAGAACGAGGTCGGTCCCGAGGGGTAGACGGCGCTGGTGGCCCCCGCGAAGTTCACGCCCGCGGAGCTGATGCTGAGCGATGTCGCCTTGGGATCTCCCGGCGGGTCCAACCAGGCAAGCTGAAGTTTGCCCGCGCTGACCGCCGATAGCATCAACAACCGACCCTCCGCCGCCACCATGCGGGCCACGCTGAAGGTGGGCGATTCGACGGTGAGCTGCTCGGGCTTCGCCGGGTTCGTCGTGCGCCAGCCGTGCAGCACGCCATCGGCGGTCATCACGAAGACGAGATCCGCCAACGCTGCGACGCAGCGCGAGGCGCTCCCGCTGCAACCGATGTTGCCGGTGAGCTCGATGCTGCCGGCCTTGAAGCCGAAGTTCTCGGCCGCGCCGCAGGTCCCGCTTTGAGTATCGCAGCTTCGGCCCTCGCAGGCCGACGTCGAGGGGCACAGTTCGAACAGACACTGACCCCCCGCGCACAGCCCCTCGAGGCAGGCGGCGTCGGTCGTGCACTGCGCAGCAGCGTCGCACGGGCCGCCGTCGCCCTTGCCGCCGGTGCCCGATGTACCGCCGCTGCCCGACGTACCGCCCGTACCACCACCTCCGCTGCCCGCGGCGCCGCCGGCGCCATCGATGCTGGCGTCGGAAGGGTTGATGAGGCTCTCGTCCAGATCGAGCTTGCACGCGGCGAACGCGGCCGCGCCGCCGAGGCTGAGGCCGAGACCCCCGAACAGGAGTGACTTGCGCATCAGAACTGGCCTCCGGCGAGCACCGAAGCCGGGCCGACACGCAGCGTCAGCGCTGCCTGGTCGGGGGCCTTCTCCTGCTTCTTGCTCGGCCAAACCACCAGCGTGACGCCGACGGCGGTGAGCACTCCTCCCGCGATCAGCATGATGTTGGTCTTGCTCTCCAGGCCCTCCGCATGATCGAGCGTCTCGCGCGAAGGCCTCGATTTGTAGGTGTCCTCCGCGTCCTTCGCCGAAAGCCCCAGCAGCACTGCGCCGCCGAGCGCCGCCACGCCCGCGCCGATCCCCACGAAGCCAAGGGTCTTGAGTGGGCTCGGCCCGGTCGATTTTTTCTCCTCGACGGGAGCCTTCCGCGTCTCCGCTAGCTCGACGCGCTTCACCTTGGGTTTGTCTGGCTTGGTCTCTGGGCGTTCGTCGGCGTCTACCTCGACGGTCTTGCCCGCCTCGAGCTTTAGTTTCCGCGAATCGCTGGTTCCGTCGCTGCGCACGATGGCTAAGGTGTGCTCACCCGGAATGCCGTGGAGCTTGGTCGGTACCGCGAGCTCCATGTGATCATCGAGGCGGACGCGGGTGCCATCATCGCCACTGACCGAGGCGGTCCCCAGATCTTTGCGCAGCTCGGCCAGGCGCTCTTCGGATTTCTGTTTCTGCGCTTCGT
It encodes the following:
- a CDS encoding DUF1704 domain-containing protein — translated: MNVRRRDLERGLFMAERSIALVERCRPLNAVREQRRVVDALLSGREEMPRFDYAPSGGLNMVRAALDQVALRAETACGWGQLYADRARELALEAELAEQVGLPGFAAAAAVRFPVAQGADGRVALGWAHAWVHEPDGPEDPDSAVESSDTAHPNSLISALTRAVGEQRLPFRVVVHADLISAAATGDGVIVVRSGARLRRAEVERIVRHEIEGHALPRARAKLESSGLFALGTAGGTDDEEGRALLIEQRAGVSSAARRAELARRHLGALAVRRGADWMETLRLLRGLGASVEQAVAIATRVQRGGGLAREIVYLTALARVTRVFAADRHAERWLERGRVAVDAIPTLRLLGEPPDLVNARAA
- a CDS encoding superoxide dismutase family protein encodes the protein MKRIISALTLSLSITACGGETPKPEAPTPAPVAEEPAAKPEPSPEPEVKKEPAAEPVEVTLEAKSGSKLVGKATLAETAEGVKVSLTVSGIKPGSHGAHVHEKGDCSSKDGKSAGDHFNPAGHKHGMPPGAERHLGDLGNLEIAASGEGKHEITIAGANLKAGDPNSFLDRAIIIHEKKDDGGQPTGNAGGRIGCGVIKR
- the xth gene encoding exodeoxyribonuclease III; this encodes MRIATWNVNSIRARVERVVDWVTRREPDVLCMQETKVVDDDFPTEELQRLGYAVLMAGQKTYNGVAIVSRLPVRDVTIGLKDAKPNADKRLIAATIGGVRVLSAYIPNGKSVDNPSFAEKLRFFVQLEETLRAQAPDGKSVALCGDFNVAPDERDVHSPDKMRGQLHFHPDEHRALGRLKDMGLVDAYRLHHSEGGRYSWWDYRGGGLQKNEGLRIDLVLLSQDLADRCRNAEIDADERLKDKPSDHVPVVVDLE
- a CDS encoding Glu/Leu/Phe/Val dehydrogenase, with amino-acid sequence MATKRVSSKKRPAPAAPKATFITGPASAFDNALVQFNRAAKIIKLTADQVAVIREPRRIVEVKLPVRMDDGSITAFKGYRVQHNIARGPAKGGVRFHPDVSLDEVKALAFWMTFKCAVIGIPMGGGKGGVIVDPTKLSVGELERLSRRYFAEMIEMFGPDRDVPAPDVNTNPQIMAWFMDTYSMHHGGDYLPAVVTGKPIELGGSLGRNSATAQGMVFCVRRAATHLGFSLSGASVAIQGYGNAGSFAAKLLRDQGCKIVAISDVAGAFVCKDGLDPDVAIKHVEKHRTLAGFDKLKGITKLADPMKLIELPVDILIPAALENQITAKNAGRIKAKLVAECANGPCTPEADDILEKKRVFVIPDILCNAGGVGVSYLEWVQNRMGYYWRYQRVLEDLEHMMNTAFEAVLKTSLEHDVPMRTAAFIVSIQRVARASELRGLYA
- a CDS encoding TonB-dependent receptor — encoded protein: MLPPAFCPRWSFVAALVLFASPAVARIQDEGQGGSGAVPRGGSGAVVKPPPPDEQPKKPVIVLPKLVHFESAPYPEEAQKAGLQGDVVLKLSIDAEGTVTQADVETPAGHGFDEAAQAAALKFKFEPATRDGKPLPSKILYKYSFTLKEVAPPPGERPVDRTPKTGNLGGSLRIAGTNVPLAGAQVRVTFPDGQTRNFTTSADGKWGIENLPPGKYKVALNADGFRGQESDEDVVAGEAAEIVYRLAPESEGFEVTVQGERPPREVTRRTLERREISRIPGTSGDALRSIQNLPGVARPPGLAGLLIVRGSAPQDTNTFVDGTIVPLIYHFGGLSSVIPTELLDRIDFYPGNFSARYGRVMGGIVDVGLRSPDTRCDGPYGKKTEKTGCYHGLAQVDLIDARVLVQGPLGPVKGWTFAAGARRSWVDVWIKPVLEESGAGVTTAPVYWDYQVIAETKPSKNDKLSLRAFGSDDRLEILIRDPLAADPIVGGNITLQTGSHRAQMLYTGELSRDVDVTSMLSAGRNLIRFALGNIKFDLDTYPIAARTEFGFKAARGFKLYAGYDFLIVPYDVRVRAPQPPREGEPDPGPFATRPIVETAQSETAFRPAWYLEGEWTPARRLRVVPGLRVDYARDSGHADFDPRINARYDLVPSVDSTEDEAIGRKNLRTTLKGGVGVYSQAPQFQETDPVFGTPNLRSNRSIHYSLGVEQELSRHIELSVEGFYKDLTDLVSRSANTTGAFSYGNEGEGSVVGLETLLKYKPDSRFFGWIAYTLSRSVRKNSPDDNEYLYEFDQTHNLIALGSYRLGRGWEFGARFRLVSGPLTTPVRQPPSLPALYAADSGSYAQLSGEPSSRRLPLFHQLDLRVDKAWQFQVWRLSAYLDILNVYNNQAVEGLGYNYNYTQESYQTGLPIIPSLGLRGEF
- a CDS encoding DUF4863 family protein; amino-acid sequence: MSDMTLDTLNEALTPVLELVTQIDPADPEARARLERELPLDGPTLTRLREVVRTGVRERWLAEREGGGIRYSRVKKATGPSEWSIDCVNMDRPGPGHSHPNGEIDLCFAVSGEPQFDSHPAGWTVYPPGSWHVPSVSGGEMDILYFLPGGAIRFEPKPG